One window of Candidatus Binatia bacterium genomic DNA carries:
- a CDS encoding elongation factor Tu: GLRFAIREGGRTVGAGVVAKIIE; the protein is encoded by the coding sequence AGGGGCTGCGGTTTGCGATTCGCGAGGGCGGACGCACGGTCGGTGCCGGCGTCGTCGCTAAGATCATCGAGTAA